One genomic region from Danio aesculapii chromosome 24, fDanAes4.1, whole genome shotgun sequence encodes:
- the LOC130218833 gene encoding kelch-like protein 34, giving the protein MNYYLLLSDCHGEGVLSRYQSLRLEGRMCDVVLDAEGVQFPAHRTLLACSSDYFWSLFQDYTLESGARTISLPALSSLGLEQILDFIYTSWISLSPSTLEVTLQAACYLQIPHAVDLCTQYISESITPDNCCFFANIAARYGLSEAFNDSNSFIASNMCRILASEQYKAELMELNLESLQEVLVADDMPGVKESDLLQVVLEWLEFNPQSPLQSNALLSRIRFGLVPPEELSQFGALKPALSTPFIQSVVQKAFNYHLQGPLQPLLQTVHTSLRATNSKIVLVGGGPEANRPQNQILTYEPRSKKFKPLSTSLPYNVQHQGICVVGNFLFVLGGEIVQVDEENEKSAMMDVTDQVWRYDPRFEQWEEMEPLLQKRAQFACCVMEDVIFAIGGRGQTGEPALSMVERYNMSEGCWRSGVSLPFSVHGHACATIGTGIYISGGIHINNPESSKEVLFFNTIEGDAWQRRCNMSIARFGHQMATLKGRIYTFLGMYEPFCDIECYSPEQDIWTRLKPLLNDRFCYGLTATGGKRVLMFGGRKWQEGQEVCTTNVLEYDAEHDAWREVCKLPGPLCGIQCAIMTLQDPPET; this is encoded by the coding sequence ATGAATTATTACCTGCTGCTCAGCGACTGTCATGGAGAAGGTGTTCTGTCTCGGTACCAGAGCTTACGGTTGGAAGGTCGAATGTGTGATGTTGTTTTGGATGCAGAAGGAGTGCAGTTCCCTGCTCATCGCACATTGTTAGCCTGTTCCAGCGATTATTTCTGGTCCCTTTTCCAGGACTACACTCTAGAATCTGGTGCCCGCACTATCAGCTTGCCAGCTCTGTCATCTCTGGGCCTGGAGCAGATTCTGGACTTCATCTACACCTCTTGGATCTCTCTGTCACCCTCCACTTTGGAGGTCACACTACAGGCTGCCTGCTATCTACAAATCCCACATGCTGTGGATCTTTGCACTCAATACATCTCAGAAAGCATTACTCCTGACAACTGCTGCTTTTTTGCTAACATAGCAGCTCGGTATGGCCTTTCGGAAGCATTCAACGACAGTAACAGTTTCATCGCCAGTAACATGTGCAGAATTCTTGCAAGCGAGCAATACAAGGCTGAGCTAATGGAGTTAAACCTTGAATCTCTGCAAGAGGTCCTTGTAGCTGACGATATGCCAGGAGTAAAGGAGTCAGATCTTCTACAGGTGGTTTTGGAATGGTTAGAGTTCAACCCACAATCTCCTCTGCAAAGTAATGCATTGCTCAGTCGGATCCGATTTGGTTTGGTGCCACCTGAAGAACTGTCGCAATTTGGTGCACTTAAACCAGCTCTAAGTACACCCTTCATTCAAAGCGTAGTGCAGAAAGCATTTAACTACCACCTTCAGGGTCCCCTACAACCTCTGCTACAAACTGTCCACACCAGCCTCAGAGCCACAAACAGCAAGATTGTTTTGGTGGGAGGAGGACCAGAAGCAAACAGACCGCAGAATCAGATCTTAACCTACGAACCTCGTAGCAAGAAATTCAAGCCACTCTCAACATCCTTGCCATATAATGTTCAGCACCAGGGAATATGTGTTGTTGGGAACTTCCTATTTGTGTTAGGAGGTGAGATTGTGCAGGTGGATGAGGAGAATGAAAAGAGCGCTATGATGGATGTCACTGACCAGGTGTGGCGCTATGATCCACGGTTTGAGCAGTGGGAGGAGATGGAACCACTCTTGCAGAAGAGGGCACAGTTTGCCTGTTGTGTGATGGAAGATGTTATTTTTGCTATTGGTGGACGAGGCCAGACGGGAGAACCTGCTTTGTCAATGGTAGAAAGGTACAATATGAGTGAAGGGTGCTGGCGAAGTGGTGTCTCCCTACCCTTTTCAGTTCATGGGCATGCCTGTGCCACTATTGGAACAGGAATTTACATCTCAGGTGGCATCCACATCAACAATCCAGAGAGCAGCAAAGAAGTGCTGTTTTTTAATACTATTGAGGGGGATGCCTGGCAGAGACGCTGCAACATGTCCATTGCCAGATTTGGCCACCAGATGGCAACATTAAAAGGAAGAATTTATACCTTTTTGGGAATGTATGAGCCCTTCTGTGACATAGAATGCTACAGTCCTGAGCAAGATATTTGGACTCGCCTAAAACCCCTACTGAATGACCGCTTCTGCTATGGTTTGACTGCAACAGGGGGTAAACGTGTGCTTATGTTCGGAGGCAGAAAATGGCAGGAAGGACAGGAGGTGTGTACAACAAATGTTCTGGAGTACGACGCAGAACATGATGCCTGGAGGGAAGTGTGTAAACTACCAGGGCCCCTGTGTGGGATTCAGTGTGCCATAATGACTCTTCAAGACCCTCCGGAGACCTAA